Genomic segment of Candidatus Binatia bacterium:
GTCCATCGGCTCACGCGCCGGAACCGGACGCGGCGTCCATCCCGCCAGCGGAGGACCGACCGGCTGGCCGAAGCTGTTTGTCACCACCGGCATCGCGAACCGGCGCGCAACGTAGACGCGGTGCCCGTTCGATCCAACGCGTGCGCACACGTTCGCACCCGGAGCGTGCCGTTGGCCGCTCTTTCACCGGGGCTCCGGCGACGCTCCGGCCAAGCTGCGGCTCGAGGCGTTCCGCGGCACGAGAGGCTGCGGCGGATGTTCCCGTCCGGATTCGAGGCTGCGGCGGGCGCTCCGGGTCCGGATCCGGTGGCTGCGGCGGGGCTCCGGTCCGGATCCGGTGGCCGGCTCCGACCGAATTTCCGCTCCCCCAAGTTCTTGTGAACCACCCAATCGAGGGAGGGTTGACTGCCCGCCGGGCCACCATTAGCACCGCTTTGCGATGGCCTTTGCTTCGAGCAGAAGCGCGAACATGCCGCCACGGTTCGCCCTGGACGACGAGATCGGCCGCGAGCTGGACGCCATCGAGGAGCGCGGACTGCTCAGGCGCCTGAGGACGATCGACGGCGCCCAGGACGCGGTCGTCCGCGTCGATGGCCGCGACGCCGTCCTTCTCTGCTCGAACAACTACCTCGGCCTGGCCTCGCACCCGGAAGTCGTCGAGGCCGCGGCCCGCGCCACGCGCAACTACGGGGCCAGCGCCGTCTCCTCGCGCCTGATCTCCGGTCACATGAGGCCGCATGCGCTTCTCGAAGAGAAGATCGCGGCATGGAAAGGCGTCGACGCAGCGCTACTGTGGTCGACCGGTTATCACGCGAACATCGGCGTAATCTCCTCGCTCGTCGGCCCCGGCGACGCGGTCGTCAGCGACGAGCTGAACCACGCGAGCATCATCGACGGCTGCCGCCTGTCGCGCGCGCGCGTCGCCGTATACCGACACAACGATGTCGACAGCCTGCACGAGGCGCTCGCATCGTGCGCAGACGCGCGCCGCATCCTCGTCGTCACCGAATCGGTATTCTCGATGGACGGCGACCTGGCGCCGCTTGCGGCAATCGCCGATGCAGCCGAAGCGCACGGTGCCTGGCTGATGGTCGACGAAGCGCACGCGGCCGGAATCTTCGGTCCGGCGGGAGCGGGGCTGGTTGCCGAAAAAGGACTGACGTCGCGAATCGACGTGCACATGGGCACCCTCGGCAAGGCTCTCGCGAGCTTCGGTGCCTACGTCGCCGGCTCGCACCGCCTGATCGAGCACCTGATCAATCGCGCGCGACCGTTCATCTTCACGACCGGTTTGCCGCCGTCGGCTGCCGCGGCCGCATCGGCGGCCCTCGACATCATTGCGCGCGAGCCGGGCCGTGCGTTCCGCCTGCTCGAAAATGCGCGCTCGCTCGGACTGCGGCTTCGAGAAGCAGGTCTTCGCGTGCCCAACGTGGAAAGCCAGATCCTGCCCGTCGTGGTGGGCGATGCACGGCGCGCGGTCGCTGCCGCCGCCGCGCTGCTCGAGCGAGGCTACTATGTCGCCGCCATCCGGCCTCCGACGGTGCCGGACGGCACCTCGCGGCTTCGCCTGAGCCTGATGGCGACTCACCAAGAAGAACACATCGACGGCGTCGCCGCCGCTCTCGTCGAAATCCTCGGAGAGACCGCGCAGTGAAACGGGCCGCCAACGAAGCGCTGGCCGACGCCCGCCACCAGGCGCTCGTCGAAAAGGACCGGCGCCTGCTGTGGCACCCGTTCACGCAGACCAGCGAATGGCTCTCCTACGACCCGCTCGTCGTCGAGCGGGCCAGCGGATTCTGGCTGTTCGGAACCGACGGACGCCGCTATCTCGACGGCGTCTCCTCGTTGTGGTGCAACGTGCACGGCCACGGACATCCCGCCATCGTCGCGGCGCTGCACTCCCAGCTCGACCGTCTCCAGCACTCGACGATGCTCGGTCTTTCGCACGTGCCTGCGATCGAGCTTGCCGAGCGTCTGGTCGCGATGACACCGCTGCCGCTCACGCGCGTGTTCTACTCCGACTCGGGCTCGACGTCGGTCGAAGTGGCGCTGCGCATGGCGTTCCAGTACCAGCGCCAGAGCGGGCACCCCGAGCGCTCGCGTTTCGTCACGCTCGCCGAGGCCTACCATGGCGACACCCTCGGGTCGGTGAGCCTCGGATTCTCGGAGCCTTTTCATCGCGGCTACGAGGCGCTGACGTTTCGTGTCTCCAAGTTCGAGCCTCCGTTTCTCTGCCAGCCGATCGACGGGCGCGGCGCGTGCGACGACGTAGCGCTGGAGGAGGCGGCGCGCGAAAGCCTGGCGCGACTCGAAGCGCTGCTCGACGCCGAAGGCGAGCACGTCGCGGCCGTGGTGCTCGAGCCCCTGGTGCAGGGAGCGGCCGGAATCTGGCCGCAGCCGCCGTCGTTCCTGCGATCCGTGCGCGAGCTCTGCGATCGATCCGGCTGCCTGATGGTATGCGACGAAGTCGCGACGGGATTCGGTCGCACCGGAACGATGTTCGCCGTCGAGCAGGCCGGCATCTCGCCCGACATCCTGTGCCTGGCCAAGGGCATCACCGGTGGTTACCTGCCGCTGGCCGCAACGCTCGCGACAGAAAAGATTTACGAAGCGTTCTCGGGACGTCCGTCGCAGTACCGTGCGCTTTTTCACGGCCACACCTACGGCGGCAATCCGCTCGCGTGCGCGGCAGCACTGGCCAGCCTCGACGTCTTCGACGACGAGCAGACGCTCCAGCGCGCGGCCGAGGGAGGGCGTCGCCTCGGCCAGCTGCTCGATGAGCACGTCGCACCGCTGGAGCACGCCGGGCCGCCGCGTCGGGTCGGAATGATGGCGGCCTTCGACCTGTGGCGCGACGCCGAAGAAGGCGAGCGCTTCGCAACCGACGAGCGCCGCGCGCACCGCGCTGTGCTGATCGCACGCGATGACGGAGTGGCAATCCGCCCCCTCGGCGATACGATGGTGCTGATGCCCACGCTTTCGCTCCCCGACGACCTGCTGGAAACACTGGTCGTCACCACTGCGCGCGCCGTGCGGCGCGCGACCCGCGAGTGACGATGCCGATGGCCGCGCGTGCGATTTTCATCACCGGCACCGACACCGACGCGGGAAAAACGCTGGTTTCCTGCGCGATCCTGAAG
This window contains:
- the bioA gene encoding adenosylmethionine--8-amino-7-oxononanoate transaminase; translation: MKRAANEALADARHQALVEKDRRLLWHPFTQTSEWLSYDPLVVERASGFWLFGTDGRRYLDGVSSLWCNVHGHGHPAIVAALHSQLDRLQHSTMLGLSHVPAIELAERLVAMTPLPLTRVFYSDSGSTSVEVALRMAFQYQRQSGHPERSRFVTLAEAYHGDTLGSVSLGFSEPFHRGYEALTFRVSKFEPPFLCQPIDGRGACDDVALEEAARESLARLEALLDAEGEHVAAVVLEPLVQGAAGIWPQPPSFLRSVRELCDRSGCLMVCDEVATGFGRTGTMFAVEQAGISPDILCLAKGITGGYLPLAATLATEKIYEAFSGRPSQYRALFHGHTYGGNPLACAAALASLDVFDDEQTLQRAAEGGRRLGQLLDEHVAPLEHAGPPRRVGMMAAFDLWRDAEEGERFATDERRAHRAVLIARDDGVAIRPLGDTMVLMPTLSLPDDLLETLVVTTARAVRRATRE
- the bioF gene encoding 8-amino-7-oxononanoate synthase codes for the protein MPPRFALDDEIGRELDAIEERGLLRRLRTIDGAQDAVVRVDGRDAVLLCSNNYLGLASHPEVVEAAARATRNYGASAVSSRLISGHMRPHALLEEKIAAWKGVDAALLWSTGYHANIGVISSLVGPGDAVVSDELNHASIIDGCRLSRARVAVYRHNDVDSLHEALASCADARRILVVTESVFSMDGDLAPLAAIADAAEAHGAWLMVDEAHAAGIFGPAGAGLVAEKGLTSRIDVHMGTLGKALASFGAYVAGSHRLIEHLINRARPFIFTTGLPPSAAAAASAALDIIAREPGRAFRLLENARSLGLRLREAGLRVPNVESQILPVVVGDARRAVAAAAALLERGYYVAAIRPPTVPDGTSRLRLSLMATHQEEHIDGVAAALVEILGETAQ